The genomic region TATACACTACACGAACATTTGTCAAGCATTATTTTTCAGGACGTTGCTCCCTGTAATGTATTGTTAATCCAGGCTTCCTGGTTATTGCCGATTTTTTTCGATTTGTAGTGTATATAAAAGGGACGGAATTCAGGGATATAACAGTTAATTTTTAATTTAGCTCGCGAGCCGGCTAGCTCGTGTTGTGTGATGTTGTCCGATTTTACTTCTTTCAGTTCACTCCATCTTTCTGTTTTATTGTTATCATCTAGGACAAGCCATATTTCATTGTAATCATTTTGTAAGCAAATTATATGTCATCTTCATACATGTCGAATGTAGATTTATCAAAAATTGGAGAGGCAACTCTGATTACAAGAAAAAATTTGTCATGCTCTCTGAAGCCAGAAATTTTATTTGCTTTCCGTGTTAGTAAATCATTTAATACCTTTATTAGATCCGTAGCACACATAATCCCATGGAAAACTTGTTCTGATCTGCGCAATAAAATTTTGGCTTCTTCTCGATCATGCCATAAATGCGCAATTTCAACTCCAATTTTTGATTTATCATTTTCATCAAGCAGAGTGAAATCTGGCTTGTCCGAATGTTCAAGGATTCTAAGTCCTCTTGGATATGCTTTAAGAAAGTAATCTATTGCAGCTTTTTCTAATTGTTCTTTTTCTGTTGTCATAGTCGGTTATTAAAATCGGACAATTTCACATAACGCCCGGATTTGCGATAACCCGCAGCGAAGGCGGAGCAATCTGAAAGTGTAGGGCCTTACCAGATTGCGGAAGCATGAGCCAGGGTTTGGGCGGCGAGGGTGCAAGTAATCGCGAGGTGCGCAGCACCGAGCGGCAGCAAATCTGATTGTTAGCCGATGGTTATCGAGCTTGTCGAGATATGGTGTTGCTGACGCAGGGCGGAGCGATTATCCGCCCAAACAAATCCGGGCGTTAGCCAAGATGCCAGAAATTGGTTCTTGGCCGCCGCCAGCTCCTGGGGGTCCGGGAACAGCACCGCTTTGCCGCACTGCCTTGGGTTGCCCATGGCCGCCTCAAAGCCCTTGGCGTAGTCCTTGAGTTCAAACAGGTGGGTAATGATGGGTTTAATGTCTATCCGCCCCGAGGCCAGGAAATTCTTCACCCGGTACCAGGTGTCGAACATCTTGCGGCCCGAGATGCCGTTGATCTGGATGCCCCGGAACACAATCCCGTTGGTGTAGTCTACCGGCACCGGAGTGGTGGGAGGCACTCCGAAGGCGCTGTAGCGGCCGCCCTTGCGGATGACCTTCATCCCTTCTTCGATGGCCGCCGGCGCGCCCACCATGTCCAGCACGATGTCGGCGCCGTAGCCGCCGGTCTGGTCCCGGATGAATTCTAAACGGTTAACGGACTTGTCGCTGATGTTCAAAGTATGGTCGGCCCCCATCTTCTTGGCGATGTTCAGGGCGAAGTCCGACATGCCGACCACGAAGATCTGGGTCAGGCCCGAGGCCTTAGCCAGCCCGGCGGCGAACAGCGCGGTGGGCCCGTCCCCGAAGATGGCTGCGGATTTCCCGGCCACGTCGGCATTCTCTCCCAGCAGGGCATAGCAGGCGTTGCCCATGGGTTCCTGCACCGCGGCCAGCTCCGGCGGGATGGACTTGTCGTTGACCCAGCACACGGACTCGGGCAGGGCAAAATACTCGGCAAAGCAGCCGTCGTGGTCCACTCCCACTATCTTCATCCGCTCGCCGATGTGGAACTGGCCCAGCATGGTCTGGAGGTCGCCGGGATCGTAGATATGGGTCTCGGCCGAGATGTAATCGCCGGCCTTGATCCGCTTGCAGTGCGGCCCGGCCTCCACCACCTCGCCGGCCACCTCGTGCCCCAGGATCTGAGGAAGTTTTTGGGAACCGATCCGGTCCACGGCCCAGCTGTTCCATTCGTAGATGTGAACGTCGGTGCCGCAGATGGAAGCGGCCCGGACTTTGACCATCACCCAGTCGGGCTTGAGTTCGGGGACATTGACCTCCAGCCACTCGGCCCCGGGCTGGGGTCTGGTCTTAACCACCGCCTTCATTTTTTGAGGCATAAAAAAAGCTCCTGTGAAATATATTTATTTGTTTATTGTGTTTTTATTTGGGGAAAGATATCTGGTTATCTCAGCCTCTGCCTTTTCTCTGAGATTGCCCTGTTTAATGGCCTCACGGACGTAACTTTGGGCCGCCAGCTCCGCCAATTCTGTTTTGCCCAAACGGCAATAACACTCGACCAGATAGGTCCAGCCGTCCTTCAATTCCAGCGGCAGGTCCCCGGACTCGGCCAGTTCTATCCCCTTTTTGATGTCGGCTATGCCCTCCTCGTTCCCGTTCTTAAAGACCCTGGTCTTGCCCAGAAAGCTGTAACCCCGTGACAGAAAGGATGACTCCTTCATTTTCTGCGACAGTTCGATCAGCCGCAGTAAGCATATCTCGGCCAAGTCATATTTCCCGGCTGCAAAATGGAATAACCCAGTTTCGCCGTCCCGGTAGGCCTTCAGGTGGGGGTCGGTCAGTTTGTGCTCCATCATGACCTGGTCGGCCTGGCGGAGCAGCTCTCTGGCCCCGTCAAAATCCCGCTCGTCGGTGAGTATTCCGAACTGCATCAGCAGGTTGTTGGTTATGCCGCGGTAATCCTGGACCATCCGGCCCAGGGCCAGCGAGCGTTTCAGCAGGGACTTGGCCTGGGCGGTGTCCTTGAGGGCCAGCACTATCTGCCCCATGGAATACAGCACGTGGGCGGTGCGGAAGATGTCGTTCTGCTTTTCAAAGCAATCCAGCGCCTGCCGGTAAAGTTCCATGGCCCTGGGGTAATTGCCCTGAATATTGTGAATGTTGGCCAGGTTGTTCCTGACTATGCCGACCGAGGTATCCATTCCCAGTTTTTGGTAATGTTCCAGGGCCTGCAGGAAGCATTCTTCGGCCGGCCCGAAACTGCACCGCCGCAGGTGGATGTTTCCCGAAGCATTCCAGGCGCTGGCCTGGTTTTCGCTATACTCCGTTCCGCCGGCTGAAATTACCCGTTCCGCCAGCGCCAATCCTTCATCCAACCTGCCCCACTGGTAATATAGACCCGCCTTTTCGGTCAGGACCCTGTTCTTCATTTCGGCCTGACCAACTGTTTCGGCCAGGGATGCCGCCCGGTTAAGCCGGAACTCCGCATCCGGATAGTCGGTCAGCAGCTTGGCGACCAAGGCGCTGTTGATCAGCAGTTTGACCACCGCTTCGGCTGTTATTTCCTACTTTGGGGCGCATCAGGTTTTCGGGCTTATCATCAAAACAGTTTTACAAAGAATTTCCGGTTGTACCGAAGGGATAAGAATAGCTCCAAAGTGATGCTTGGCGGGAAAAGACACAAAACGGGAATTGTAAATACTTGTTGTCTTGGTGTCACTTCGGCCGGCTCAGTGCACCGCTTTAGTGGCAAGCGTACTTAATCGGTAAGAATATCACGATAAATTTGGGATGTCAATGGTAAAATGGAAATCTCCGATTATACTTGACAAGACCTTGTAATTTAGGCTAAAATGGTGGTTTACTGTCAAAAATCTAATCAATATCATTTAAGGATAGGAGCTTAGTTTAAGGCGATGAGAAAAGCCAATCGTTGGAAAGCCTTGCTGACCGTGGTCCTTTTGGTGGCGGCCGTCTGGCAGCTGGTTCCCACTTTCAAGTTGCAGGGTTTGACCGAGGCCCAGAAGGCCGAAATGCCGCGCGAGGAACTGAACCGGCTTTATGCCAAGGCCATTCATCTGGGACTGGACCTTAAAGGCGGCATGCATCTGGTGATGGAAATCAACCGCCAGGGACTGGCCAAGGCCATGGGCAAAGAACCGTCCGAGATCACCGATAAGGAGCTCTCCGACGCCACCGACCGGGCCCTGGAGATCATCCGGAATCGGGTGGACCAGTTCGGGGTGGCCGAGCCCTCCATCCAGAAACAGGGCGCCGACCGGATAGTGGTCCAGCTGCCGGGGGTGGACCAGGACCGGGCCCGGGGCCTGATCGGGACCACCGCCCTGCTGGAATTCAAGCTGGTCCAGGAAGACAAGGTGACCATGGAGGTGCTGGACAAGATCGACCAGGCCCTGCTGTCTGACAAGACCAGGAAGATCGTCTCCGACAGCGCCATGCTGGGAACAGAGGACAAGCCCTTCAGCGCTTTGATGGCTCCCACCGGCAGCGAGCTGATGGTGATGGAACAGGACAAGCGCCTGGTGGAAAAACTGCTGGCCGATCCCCTGGTGGTTGCGGCCATTCCCCCGGATTACCAGTTCCTGTGGGGCGAGAAAAGCAGCGGCGACAATTTCCGGGGTTATGCCCTTTATTTGATGAAGAAACAACCCGAGATCACCGGCGCCTCACTGGCCGAAGCCCGGATGGGCGTGGGCACCGCCGACAACCCCGGCGGGCTTTATGTGGACTTTGTGCTGGTGCGCCAGTCGGCCAACCTCTTCTCCCGGATCACCGCGGCCAACGTCAAGAGGCAGCTGGCTATCGTGCTGGACGGCGTGGTCAAGTCGGCCCCGGTCATTCAGGAGCGCATCCCCAACGGCCGGGGGCAGATCACCCTGGGCACCGCGGCCAATCCCGACCAGGCCAAGGACCTGGCCATCATCTTAAGGGCCGGCGCCCTGCCCGCTCCGGTGGAGATAATCGAGGAGCGTTCGGTGGGACCCAGTCTGGGGCAGGATTCCATCAACAACGGCATCAGGGCCACCATCATCGGCGGCCTGGCGGTGGTGCTTTTCATACTGATTTACTACAGCCTGTCGGGGCTGATCGCCGACCTGGCCCTGGTCTTTAACCTGGTGATGCTGCTGGCGGTGATGGCCGCCTTCCGCTTTACCCTGACCCTGCCCGGCATCGCCGGCATCGCACTGACGGTTGGTATGGCGGTGGACGCCAACGTCCTGATCTTTGAGCGGATCCGGGAGGAACTGCGGGCCGGCAAGACCGTCCGGGCGGCCATCGCGACCGGCTACGAGCGGGCCTTTGCCACCATCTTCGACTCCAACATCACCACGGCCGGGGCCGCCGCCGCTTTACTGATTTGGGGCACCGGCCCGGTCAAGGGTTTTGCGGTCTCCTTAATCATCGGGCTGGCCATCTCGATGTTCACCGCCATTGTAGTCACCCGGCTGATCTTCGAGTGGATAACCGTAAAATGGAATTTAGAAAAGCTGCCCATTTAAGGAGAAAGATAAAATGCCATCGTTATTCAAACACCAGACCAACATCGGTTTCATCAAGAACCGCTACACGGCTTACATCGTCTCCCTGGCCATCTTCGCCATCGCCATCGGCTCGGTGCTGTTTCACGGTGGCCTGAAGCTGGGGGTGGATTTTACCGGCGGGACCCTGCTCCAGATCCATTTTAAGGAGGCCATCTCCACCGATGAACTGCGCCAGGCTCTTTCCCAGGCCGGGCTGGCCGGGGCCGAGATCCAGAAGATCAAGGATACCGGGCTGATCAAGAACGCCTTTCTGATCCGGACCGGGCTCAAGGAAAAACAAGGCTCGGGCCAGCAGACCATCGCCCAGAAAGTGAGCGAAGCGCTGGGGCAGAAATACCCCCAGAACGCCATGACGGTGGACAGCGACGAGACGGTGGGGCCCAAGATCGGCAAGGAACTTCAACTGAGCGCCTTTTGGGCGGTGATGGCCGGGCTTCTGGCCATATTGATCTATGTGGCCTTCCGGTTTGACTTTCGCTTCGGGGCGGCCGCGGTCGTCTCCCTGTTTCACGATGTACTGTGCACCATCGGCTTCATTTCCATCACCGGGATGGAGTTCAACCTGCAGTCGGTGGCGGTGCTGCTGACCATCGTCGGCTATTCCATCAACGATTCCATCGTGGTGGCCGACCGGATCCGGGAGAACATCAAGAAGCCCCACAAGGATACTTTTGCCGAACTGGTGAACCGCAGCCTGAATGAGACATTAAGCCGCACCGTGGTAACTGTGCTGACCGTGCTGTTAGTGCTGGTATCGCTTCAGTTATTCGCCGGCCGGATATTGCAGGATTTCACCAAACCCCTGCTGTTCGGGTTGGTGATCGGCACCTACTCCTCGATCTTCGTGGTGGCCAGCCTGGTGGTGGACTGGGAGATAAAATCGCCCAGCAAACGCAGGAAATAGTTTTTCGGGATTTGTTAAAAAGCCCGGCCTTGTCGTGCCCAGGTTTTTCCCATTTGGCTCCGGCGTATAAAAACATCAAAATTATTCTCAAATACTATTGACATTAATTCCCCTTTCATAGTATCATAAAAGAATTAAGGCATGGGGTTTCCGCCCCGTTTAAAAACAAAAATGGAGGATAATAAAAATGAAACGGCTATCCGTATTTTTGACCCTTAACCTATTGTTTTCTCCGTTTGCGCCTTCCTTGGCCCGGGCCCAGAACCCGGGAAAGACCAGCGTGGCGGTGATGGATCTGGAGCCCAAGGGCGTGCCCGAAAGCGAGGTCTCGTCCCTCTCCGACCGCCTGCGCACCGAGCTGTTCCGCACCGGGGCCTTTGACGTGATGGAGCGGGGCAAGATGCAGGACATCTTAAAGGAGCAGGGCTTCCAGCAGAGCGGGGCCTGCAACACCGACGCCTGCGCGGTGGAGATCGGCCAGCTGATCGGGGTCCATAAGATCATCGGCGGGTCCCTGGGCAAGGTGGGAAAGACCTACACCGTAAACTTAAGAATGATCGATGTCAAGACCGGGCGGATGGAGCAGAGCGTCACCGAGGATTACACCGGAGAGATCGACAAGCTTTTGACCAGCACCATGAAGACCGTGGCCAACACTCTGGCTCAGTCGGTTTCGACCGATCGGAAAGCAGAGAAAAAACAGGACCCGAAAGCCGGGGAAAAGCCGGCCGAGCAGGCCCTGCCCAAGCCGGCAGCCCAAGGCAAGCCGATTTACAAAAAGTGGTGGTTCTTGGGCGGGATCGGAGGCCTGGCAGCCGGCGGAGCGGCCGCCGCCCTGCTGGGCGGCAGTTCCAGTTCCACGCCCCCGCCCCCGGTAGACAATACAATACCGCTTCCCCCAACCAGACCATAAGGAGACAAGAAAATGAAAAAGATATTTTTTATAATGCTGGCCGTCTGGGTTGCGGCCCCATCGCTGGCTGTGGCCCAGGACACCCTCTGGACCAGGTTCTATAACGGGCCGGACAATAAAACGGATAGGGCCGTCGCCTCGGCCATAGACAGTTCCGGCAAGTTCCTCTATGTGGTCGGCACCAGCTATAACAGCGCCAACTCAGATGTGATCGTGATAAAATACGACACCTATACCGGAAATCCCATTTGGACTAACCGTTTTGATGCGGGATATTCCGAAGAGGCCACCGGCTGTGCGGTTGATGATTCCGGCAATATTTACGTTGTCGGCGCTATGACTACCGTAGACCCCGCAGTATGGCTGGTGATGCGATATAATTTCGGCGGCTCTCTGGCCTGGTGGGACACCCTGAATGTCTCCCCCGGCTCCGTCGCCTATGCCCGGGACTGCGCCATTTATAAAAGCCAGTGGCTGTATGTTACGGGAGATAATTATATCGCCGCCAATGGTAACGATGTGGCTTTGTCTAAAATCAATCCCCAGACCGGCGTCCCAAACCAGCTGTGGAAATCCCTTTACTCTACCGCTGAATATGAGTATGCTTTCGGATGCGCGGTTGACGATACGGGCAATATCTATATCTGCGGCCGAACCTATAACGGCGCCAATAATGATTATTTCATTTTGCAGACGTTAGACAGCGCCGTAAGTTGGACCCGGACCTATAACTCGGGCGGTAACGATGCGGCCAACGACTGCATCGTGGACACCGTAGGCAAGTATTTGTATGTGGTGGGTGAGCACGGCCAAGGCCTCTACATGTCGGCCATGTGCTTTAACATCACCCAACCGGCGGCCACCATAGACACTCTATGGCTTAGAACCTATCCCTTCGGCGATTACGAGCAGGCCAACGGCTGCGCCCTGGACGCCGCCGGCAAATTATACATTACCGGAACATTCCAGGATACCATTGCCGGTATCTATAGGATGGTTTCGCTAAAGGTTGATAACAACGGAACTCCGGTTTGGAGCCGCGTATTTAAGGCTTCGGCGCCCCTAAACGACAGCTCGGCTTATGGCTATGCCTGTGCGGTCAATAAAAAGAACAACCGGTTTTACGTTGCCGGCCAGATAAAAAGCGGCAATGCAGCCGACCTGCTGGTGGTTAACTACGGACTTCAGGCCCCGCGTTTGACCTTCCCGCAAGACGGCACGGCTATCAATTATTTTCCTGCTTTCGCCTGGCGCACCGTAGCCGGAGCCGATACCTACCGGCTGGAATACGGCACGGTCAATCCCTATCAGGTTTTGGGCACCAGCGGCTGGATAGCCGACACTACCTTCCAGATGCCGGCTTTCTGGGACTCGGTCTATTACTGGAAAGTCAAGGCCTTTACATCCGGCTTCACCGATTCCTCGGCCTGGTCCCCAGAGTTCACCTTCAGGGTGGACCGGACCCAGCCGGTCATAACATATACCTGTCCTTATGACGGCGAAACTGTTGCCTTAGGAGAGCAGATTACCATAGCTTTTTCCGAGCCGGTACAGGCGACAACTTTCAACTTTAGCTGTTCTCCCGATCCATTGGGATGGACGACGGCCTGGAACGCAAACTCCGACACGGTTTGGCTTTGGCATAACGATTTCGCTGCCGGCGCAACTTATACCTTCCAGGTGAACGGCGCCATGGACCTGGCCGGCAACGGCCTGGGCGCTTCAGCCCTGCCGAATCCCTGGAGCTTTAGTACGGCTAGCGACATCACCCCGCCCAATATTGCCAATATCTCTGCCAACAGTGATCCGTTGCATGAGGGAACCGGCTATGCATTTAGGGCCAACATCTCCGATGATATAAAAATGGGCCCGGTCACTTTGTATTGGGCCACCGCCGGTTACAACGGCTATAATTTCTTCAGAACCATGAATCCAACGGCCATTCTCAACGAATATCAGGCGGACATCAGCGGCGCTGAGATCAGGAGGACGGGGGTGCAATATCAGATTGCGGCTGTGGATTCAGCCGGGAATACCAGTTATTACCCCGGCCTGGGCGATTATTATATCCACTCGGTTCATTATGACAGGACCGTTAACCCGCCCAGCACTTTTGTCCCCAACGACCAGTGGCAGATGCTGTCCATTCCCGCCGACGCCCGCAATACCAATATCTTCGGCCAGATAGCCAACGATTTGGGGCCTTACGATAACACCAAGTGGCGGCTTTTCATCTGGGGGAACGGGAATTACGGCGAGATCCCCGGTTTGGGCAGCGGAACCATCTACAAACTGGGACAGGCCTACTGGCTAAGGCAGCGCATAGGCAACCCGGCCAACATCAGTTTTGAGGGGCCGGACAGCAGCTACGGCAATTTCAATAAGTCCGCCATCGTCTCGCTGACATTAGACTCTGGTTGGACCGATGTCGGATCGCCGTTCATGTTTGATATCCCCTGGGCCAATGTTACTGCGACTTCGTCCGATGTGTTCGGGCCCTATGCCTACAACGGCTCGGCCTGGCTTAATCCCGGCGAAATATTGTCCGGAGGCTACTCCTTCACACCCTTCCAGGGCTACTCTTATACAAACAACTCCGGAATGCTCACAACCCTGAACATAACGCCCTCCATGGCCAAGAAGAAGGGCGCCCCGGCCGTTTCCCTGAATGCCCCGTCCGGCTGGCAGGCCCTGGTTAAAATGGAGAATGCCAACGGACAGGACAACAACTATCTCGGCATCGGCATCGGGACATCTGAACAGCGCGACCGATACGATTACCCCGAGCCGCCCTCCGGGTTGACCGGAACCTCAGGGTACTTCCGGCTGGACGGCGACCGGTTCTGCACCGATATCCGCCCGGAGCTGGGCGACGGCCAGACTTGGAGCTTTGCGGTTGACTGCCAGGGCCAGACTAATATGACCATCACTCTGCCCCCGGAATTTCCGGCCGGAACCGAATGCTACCTGGCCGATATGACCCGGCAAATTTCGGTCAACATCAGGGACAATAGTTTCTACAACTTTACCCCCGAGCCTGGCGAAAAGGTCAGGGAGTTCAAGATCATCGCGGGCCAGGCCGACTATGCCAAGGGCGTGCTGGGAAGCTCCTTTGCCCTGCCTTCCGTTACCTTGCTGCTGCAGAACCGGCCCAATCCCTACAAACAATCAACGATGATCAATTATCAATTAGCCAAGTCCGGCCCGGTCAGGCTGGCCGTCTATAACGTAGCCGGACAGTTGGTAAAGGCATTGGTGGACCGTCCCCAGATGGCGGGACGTTACGCCGTTGCCTGGAACGGGCGGGATGAATCCGGACGGCAGGCCGCGGCCGGCGTTTACTTCTACCGCCTAACCTCAAATGACGGCTCGGCCGCCAAGACCATGAGCCTGATCAAATAATAATTCCCCTTGGACAGTAAAAAAGCCCCGCTGGCAGCGGGGCTTTTTTTGATGCGAGCGTCAACCTGCGTCCCATTCGGGAAGCTTATCATTTCAGCAAAATCACCTTTTGGGTCACGGCCTTCTGGTCGTCCATTAATCTGATGAAATACATTCCCTGGGCCGCCCGGACGCCCCGGTCATCGCGGCCATCCCAGCCCACGGTCCCAGCCCTTTCCTGGAGCGCCTCTTCGTCAACTAATTTCCGGACCAGCTGCCCGGCGATGTTGTAAACCTTCAGGGTAACCCTTCCCGCCTGCGCCGATTGATAGTTGATGGTCATCCTCTGGCGGAAAGGATTGGGGCGGACGGCCAGCTTCATTCCCCGGCAAGGCGCGGCCGGGAGATCTGGTTTCTGCTCTACCCCCAGCTGGGGGTCAAATATATTCACGTCGTCTATGAACCAGCCCTTGGACCTGGCTCCGACTATCGAATCGGCGGCCAGGATGAAGCGTAAAGTGACCCCGCTGCCGGCCGGAATGAAGGAAAGGTCGTAACTGGACGCCTGCCATCCGCCGCTGGCCCCGGTAACGGTGGTCAATACCTTTTTGCCGCCGGACCATTCGGCCTCCACGAAACCGTAATCCCAGCCCGACACCAGATCGTGCCACTGATTGAAGCTGAGGCTGAAGTCCTGCCCCAGATAAAATACCGGGGCGGACAGGGTGTCTATTATATCCTGGGGCGCCAGAGTGTCCGATTCGTTTCCGCAATACCAGCTGTAAACGGGGGACGCGCTTTTGATGGCCGAGCGGTGCCAGTAACTCCCGTATTGCCATGACCCGTCGCCCGATTCCATATCGTCGGCAAAACCGGTGGCCCCGACGGTCAGCAGGAACGAATCCCTGGCCGGACGGCCGTCGGTCATGGTCTCCAGATAAAGCCAGCCGGAATAATTCGGGACCGGGGCGGCGGAACTGATGCTCAAGGCAAAACCAAAGTTTCCCGAAGAATCGCAGGACATATTATCCAAAGTGTCCAGGCTGTCGGCAACGGTGAGGTATGGGCCGGAAGCCGAAAGTTTCCCGCTTATGGTGCCGGCCTGGTCGTGTCCGGTATTTTTAATTCTAACCGCCAGTTCTATATTCTCACCGGGCTCAGGAATCATGTCGCCGTCGCCGCCCAGGGCATCGCTGACGACGTAATGCTGATAAGCCATGACCGGCATATCAACCACCTGGGCCATCAGGCTGTTCCAGGTGCGGCCCAAACCATCGTCAATTATAACCTGATACAAGGCAGCCTGGCCGTCGGAAATATTGGAATCCAGGTCGGCGGTGAATTCATCCGTCAGCCATAAACTGTCGCCTGGACCAAGCGGACCGACTGCCCCCAGGCTGTCTGATATTTTGGAAAGGCTGTCCATCGGGCGGAACAGTACCTGGGATGCAACCGTAGCGGAATCCCCGGTGTTCTTTACCAGCAGCGAATATGCCATCCTCTCGCCGGCATTGGCTTTAAGGTCAAAGTCTCCGGTCAATTCCGTGAAGCTGTGCGACAATACCGTCAGCCGGGGACCGGGACTGGCTATGGTCACGGCTTTTTGGGCCGGGATGCGGTTCCTGGCGGTGGCGGTCAAAACCAGCGGCTCCA from candidate division TA06 bacterium harbors:
- a CDS encoding alcohol dehydrogenase catalytic domain-containing protein, whose translation is MPQKMKAVVKTRPQPGAEWLEVNVPELKPDWVMVKVRAASICGTDVHIYEWNSWAVDRIGSQKLPQILGHEVAGEVVEAGPHCKRIKAGDYISAETHIYDPGDLQTMLGQFHIGERMKIVGVDHDGCFAEYFALPESVCWVNDKSIPPELAAVQEPMGNACYALLGENADVAGKSAAIFGDGPTALFAAGLAKASGLTQIFVVGMSDFALNIAKKMGADHTLNISDKSVNRLEFIRDQTGGYGADIVLDMVGAPAAIEEGMKVIRKGGRYSAFGVPPTTPVPVDYTNGIVFRGIQINGISGRKMFDTWYRVKNFLASGRIDIKPIITHLFELKDYAKGFEAAMGNPRQCGKAVLFPDPQELAAAKNQFLASWLTPGFVWADNRSALRQQHHISTSSITIG
- a CDS encoding tetratricopeptide repeat protein, with product MVKLLINSALVAKLLTDYPDAEFRLNRAASLAETVGQAEMKNRVLTEKAGLYYQWGRLDEGLALAERVISAGGTEYSENQASAWNASGNIHLRRCSFGPAEECFLQALEHYQKLGMDTSVGIVRNNLANIHNIQGNYPRAMELYRQALDCFEKQNDIFRTAHVLYSMGQIVLALKDTAQAKSLLKRSLALGRMVQDYRGITNNLLMQFGILTDERDFDGARELLRQADQVMMEHKLTDPHLKAYRDGETGLFHFAAGKYDLAEICLLRLIELSQKMKESSFLSRGYSFLGKTRVFKNGNEEGIADIKKGIELAESGDLPLELKDGWTYLVECYCRLGKTELAELAAQSYVREAIKQGNLREKAEAEITRYLSPNKNTINK
- the secD gene encoding protein translocase subunit SecD yields the protein MRKANRWKALLTVVLLVAAVWQLVPTFKLQGLTEAQKAEMPREELNRLYAKAIHLGLDLKGGMHLVMEINRQGLAKAMGKEPSEITDKELSDATDRALEIIRNRVDQFGVAEPSIQKQGADRIVVQLPGVDQDRARGLIGTTALLEFKLVQEDKVTMEVLDKIDQALLSDKTRKIVSDSAMLGTEDKPFSALMAPTGSELMVMEQDKRLVEKLLADPLVVAAIPPDYQFLWGEKSSGDNFRGYALYLMKKQPEITGASLAEARMGVGTADNPGGLYVDFVLVRQSANLFSRITAANVKRQLAIVLDGVVKSAPVIQERIPNGRGQITLGTAANPDQAKDLAIILRAGALPAPVEIIEERSVGPSLGQDSINNGIRATIIGGLAVVLFILIYYSLSGLIADLALVFNLVMLLAVMAAFRFTLTLPGIAGIALTVGMAVDANVLIFERIREELRAGKTVRAAIATGYERAFATIFDSNITTAGAAAALLIWGTGPVKGFAVSLIIGLAISMFTAIVVTRLIFEWITVKWNLEKLPI
- the secF gene encoding protein translocase subunit SecF codes for the protein MPSLFKHQTNIGFIKNRYTAYIVSLAIFAIAIGSVLFHGGLKLGVDFTGGTLLQIHFKEAISTDELRQALSQAGLAGAEIQKIKDTGLIKNAFLIRTGLKEKQGSGQQTIAQKVSEALGQKYPQNAMTVDSDETVGPKIGKELQLSAFWAVMAGLLAILIYVAFRFDFRFGAAAVVSLFHDVLCTIGFISITGMEFNLQSVAVLLTIVGYSINDSIVVADRIRENIKKPHKDTFAELVNRSLNETLSRTVVTVLTVLLVLVSLQLFAGRILQDFTKPLLFGLVIGTYSSIFVVASLVVDWEIKSPSKRRK
- a CDS encoding Ig-like domain-containing protein, which codes for MKKIFFIMLAVWVAAPSLAVAQDTLWTRFYNGPDNKTDRAVASAIDSSGKFLYVVGTSYNSANSDVIVIKYDTYTGNPIWTNRFDAGYSEEATGCAVDDSGNIYVVGAMTTVDPAVWLVMRYNFGGSLAWWDTLNVSPGSVAYARDCAIYKSQWLYVTGDNYIAANGNDVALSKINPQTGVPNQLWKSLYSTAEYEYAFGCAVDDTGNIYICGRTYNGANNDYFILQTLDSAVSWTRTYNSGGNDAANDCIVDTVGKYLYVVGEHGQGLYMSAMCFNITQPAATIDTLWLRTYPFGDYEQANGCALDAAGKLYITGTFQDTIAGIYRMVSLKVDNNGTPVWSRVFKASAPLNDSSAYGYACAVNKKNNRFYVAGQIKSGNAADLLVVNYGLQAPRLTFPQDGTAINYFPAFAWRTVAGADTYRLEYGTVNPYQVLGTSGWIADTTFQMPAFWDSVYYWKVKAFTSGFTDSSAWSPEFTFRVDRTQPVITYTCPYDGETVALGEQITIAFSEPVQATTFNFSCSPDPLGWTTAWNANSDTVWLWHNDFAAGATYTFQVNGAMDLAGNGLGASALPNPWSFSTASDITPPNIANISANSDPLHEGTGYAFRANISDDIKMGPVTLYWATAGYNGYNFFRTMNPTAILNEYQADISGAEIRRTGVQYQIAAVDSAGNTSYYPGLGDYYIHSVHYDRTVNPPSTFVPNDQWQMLSIPADARNTNIFGQIANDLGPYDNTKWRLFIWGNGNYGEIPGLGSGTIYKLGQAYWLRQRIGNPANISFEGPDSSYGNFNKSAIVSLTLDSGWTDVGSPFMFDIPWANVTATSSDVFGPYAYNGSAWLNPGEILSGGYSFTPFQGYSYTNNSGMLTTLNITPSMAKKKGAPAVSLNAPSGWQALVKMENANGQDNNYLGIGIGTSEQRDRYDYPEPPSGLTGTSGYFRLDGDRFCTDIRPELGDGQTWSFAVDCQGQTNMTITLPPEFPAGTECYLADMTRQISVNIRDNSFYNFTPEPGEKVREFKIIAGQADYAKGVLGSSFALPSVTLLLQNRPNPYKQSTMINYQLAKSGPVRLAVYNVAGQLVKALVDRPQMAGRYAVAWNGRDESGRQAAAGVYFYRLTSNDGSAAKTMSLIK